The sequence TCGCTAACATGTACTCCACCATTCATTGTTATCACTAGTTGAAACTGCTTTTTTGCCAACTGTGAGCATAGCATCAACCCGCAAGCGCACCTTGTCAATTCAGCACGCCAAGACAGGCATATTTTCGGCGCCCTGGAACTCAATTATAAAACGTCCATCCGTAAGCGTGCCAGGCTGGCTGCTAATCTGAGGCGCGCGGTCTGCCCGCGCGTGAGCGCTAAAATACGCTGCTGCGCGGCAGCGGCCAATTCGCTCTGCGCCGTTAATAATTCCAACATGGTGCCTACGCCCGCCTTGTACCTGCCTTGCGCTACCACCATGGATTGCCGCGCACTTTCAAGCAACACTACCGTCGCCGCTGCGCTCTCGCTTTCGGTGCGTACGCCTTTAGCACTATTCCACACCTCCAGCGCCACCTGCCGTTGCGTCTCTGCCAGCGTTGCGGCCGCGCTCTCAACTCCGGCTTGCGCCGCGCGCACTTCATAGTTGCGAGTGATGCCGTCCAGCAACGGAATATTAATCTGGAAGCCGATACTGCGACTGTTGTTAATTTGGCGAGACGCCACTTCGGTGATTGGTGTATCAGTGCGATCACCGGTCATATATAAAGACAAAGTCGGTTTCCCTTGCGCCCGTGCTGCCACCTCCTGCGCCTGGGCCGATTGTAGTCGCGCCCGAGCGGCAATAATTTTAGGATGCACGCTCAGGGCCGTCTCAATCAACTCCCCCACAGCTTTCTCAAAAGCCGGTGCCTGCTGCGCTTGTTCCGCCTCTGTGTTTATATCGGCCAGTTGCAATGGCGCGTCCGGACGTAAGCCCATAACGCTTGCCAGACCGCCCAGTGCGCTCTGCCAGTCGCCGTCGGCGTGCACCCGTTGCACCACAGCGGAGGCTGAGGCGGTTTGCGCCAGCAACTTATCGGAAAGGGAACCGGCCCCGGCTGCGTATTTGGCCTGAGCTGCGCGGTAGCTCTGCACCGCAGCCTGCTCCGCATCCTGGGCCGCGGTCAGGCCGGCTTGTGCTGCTTGTGCCGTATCGAAAGCAGTCACTGTGCTCAAAAATACAGTCTGCAAGACGTCGTCCTGCACTGCGACAGCAGCATTCAGCAATTGTCGCGCACTCTCCAGATTGGCGGCCCGTAATCCGAAGTCATACAACACCCAATTGAAACTTAAATTCACGTCGCTGCTGCGGGTATTGAGCGAGCTTGAAGCAGCAGGATAGTCCGGAATCGTAATACGGTTAGCAACTTTCGCCACATTCGCGCTGGCGTTCAGAGTCGGCAAATAAGTCGCCTGCGCGCTGCCGACGGTCGCAGCCTTCATTTTCACTTCGGCCCAACTTTGAGCGGTTTGCGGATTATTGCAAAGGGCCCGACTGACCGCTTCAGCCAACGTTAATATCGATGGCAAGCGCAGACCACCGCAACCGCCACTCAACGACATGTTCTTGTCCACTGTCTCAGAAACCGCTGCACTGACGCCAAATGGATCGTGCAGCAAATCCATCGCAGCAGATGGCGCCGCGGCAAACGCAATTAGGAAAAACAGCCATCCTGGTATTTTATTTTTGCCGGTCATGCGGGTCGTGCGGGTTGCGTCCGCTGCGTCCGTTGCATCCGTTGCGTCAGTCGACCGTCCTCAAGCACCATCACGCGGTCGGCCGAAGCGATGGTTTCGGGTCGGTGGGCGACAATCACCCGCGTGATGTTCAACGATTTAACCGCGTCATTCACACTACGCTCGCGGGCGATGTCCAGATGGCTGGTAGCCTCATCCAGAAACAAAATCTTCGGACGTTTATATAACGCACGTGCCAGCAACACGCGCTGTTTTTGGCCTCCCGACAAGACCGTTCCCATATCTCCCACCAAGGTGTTGTAAGCCATCGGCATAACGGTAATATCATCGTGAATGGCTGCCAGCCGTGCGCATTCTGCGATCCAGTCACGGTCTGCAGCAGGATCAAAAAAACAGATATTGTCAGCGATCGATCCAGCGAATAACACATCGTCCTGTAACACGGTCGCGACCATGCCGCGCAAGGTAGCCAAACCGACTAGTTCCAGTTTTCGCCCACCTATCAGAACCTCGCCCTCGGTCGGTGTCAGCACGCCTAGCAAAATATTAATCAAGGTCGTCTTGCCACCGCCGGACGGCCCGGCGATCGCCACCGACTCTCCGGCGCAGACCGCAAACGAGATGCCATTGAGTACGTCGGCTTCACGCTCCCCATAACGAAAGTGCACATTTCGTACCTCCAGTGTTGCGGGCAGCGCATCGCTCACTTCG is a genomic window of Glaciimonas sp. PAMC28666 containing:
- a CDS encoding TolC family protein encodes the protein MTGKNKIPGWLFFLIAFAAAPSAAMDLLHDPFGVSAAVSETVDKNMSLSGGCGGLRLPSILTLAEAVSRALCNNPQTAQSWAEVKMKAATVGSAQATYLPTLNASANVAKVANRITIPDYPAASSSLNTRSSDVNLSFNWVLYDFGLRAANLESARQLLNAAVAVQDDVLQTVFLSTVTAFDTAQAAQAGLTAAQDAEQAAVQSYRAAQAKYAAGAGSLSDKLLAQTASASAVVQRVHADGDWQSALGGLASVMGLRPDAPLQLADINTEAEQAQQAPAFEKAVGELIETALSVHPKIIAARARLQSAQAQEVAARAQGKPTLSLYMTGDRTDTPITEVASRQINNSRSIGFQINIPLLDGITRNYEVRAAQAGVESAAATLAETQRQVALEVWNSAKGVRTESESAAATVVLLESARQSMVVAQGRYKAGVGTMLELLTAQSELAAAAQQRILALTRGQTARLRLAASLARLRMDVL